The Shewanella japonica genome has a window encoding:
- a CDS encoding mechanosensitive ion channel family protein, protein MDNELRSDIAAWLLEVGVNSQPSDGLATSILLFASLLIAAIAYYITRKVFVKAVNAMIRKSAVTWDDIFMRYGVLEKLALLIPIMVLDLLIPIILTHQDLLGTIIDRAMSVLVVIFVIRAIYSCLDAVNEIADVRQISRRLPVKSFVQLFKLFLFFIGFIISISVIADQSPIYFLSGLGVATGLVMLVFRDTILGFVAGIQLAANRMVSKGDWIQMDKYGADGAVDEVSLNTVKVRNWDNTITMIPAYALVSDAFKNWRGMSEKGGRRIKRSLNIDVNSIHFLTEEDMTRLSKVNYLKDYFPKMVSEINHANEQVSDIEMPVNGRRLTNVGTFRAYLDAYLKNNNKLHKDMTLMVRQLAPTTQGLPIELYVFTNDTRWAFYEGIQADIFDHIFAILPEFGLKAFQNPTGEDIRSIKPESAAH, encoded by the coding sequence GTGGATAACGAGTTACGTTCAGATATCGCCGCATGGTTATTAGAAGTTGGGGTAAATAGCCAGCCGTCAGATGGCCTCGCAACCTCAATTTTATTGTTTGCTAGTCTACTGATTGCAGCGATTGCGTATTACATTACTCGCAAGGTGTTTGTGAAAGCGGTCAATGCCATGATCCGTAAGTCAGCAGTGACTTGGGATGATATCTTTATGCGCTACGGCGTATTGGAGAAGTTAGCGCTATTGATACCCATAATGGTATTAGATTTGTTGATACCCATTATTCTGACTCACCAAGACTTGCTTGGCACTATTATTGACCGAGCCATGAGTGTTCTCGTGGTTATTTTTGTTATCCGAGCTATTTATTCATGCCTTGATGCAGTGAATGAAATTGCCGATGTCAGACAAATTAGTCGCCGACTACCGGTTAAAAGTTTCGTGCAGCTATTTAAACTGTTTCTCTTCTTTATTGGTTTTATCATTTCAATCTCTGTTATTGCGGATCAGTCGCCAATCTATTTCTTGAGTGGTTTAGGTGTCGCTACAGGTTTAGTGATGTTGGTATTTAGAGATACCATTTTAGGGTTTGTTGCAGGTATTCAGCTTGCAGCTAACCGCATGGTGAGTAAAGGTGACTGGATCCAAATGGATAAATACGGCGCCGATGGTGCTGTTGACGAGGTCTCTTTAAATACCGTGAAGGTGCGTAATTGGGATAACACGATCACGATGATCCCAGCTTATGCATTGGTGTCTGATGCGTTTAAAAATTGGCGTGGAATGTCAGAAAAGGGCGGACGCCGAATCAAGCGCTCACTCAATATCGACGTTAATAGTATTCACTTTTTAACCGAAGAAGATATGACGCGGTTATCTAAGGTGAACTACTTAAAAGACTATTTCCCGAAAATGGTGTCTGAAATTAACCATGCGAATGAACAAGTGAGCGATATTGAAATGCCAGTGAATGGCAGACGATTAACCAATGTCGGGACTTTCCGTGCTTATTTAGATGCTTACCTTAAAAATAATAATAAACTTCATAAGGATATGACCTTAATGGTGCGCCAATTAGCGCCAACGACTCAAGGTTTACCGATTGAGCTGTATGTGTTTACCAATGATACTCGTTGGGCATTTTATGAGGGAATACAAGCGGATATATTTGATCATATTTTTGCTATTCTGCCAGAATTTGGCTTGAAAGCATTCCAAAATCCGACAGGTGAAGATATTCGCAGCATCAAGCCTGAAAGCGCTGCACATTAA
- the hutH gene encoding histidine ammonia-lyase: MTVQHRLLLNPGTLSLAQLRKISRASVNITLADEAIADINTSAGLVQQVLDEGRTVYGINTGFGLLANTKIAPEDLQLLQRSIVLSHAAGTGQYMQDATVRLMMVLKINSLSRGFSGIRLEVINFLIQLVNAGVYPCIPEKGSVGASGDLAPLSHMCLPLLGEGEMSYQGQIITATEGLEIAGLEPIELAAKEGLALLNGTQASTALALEGLFHAEDLFAASSVIGAMSVEAAMGSRSPFDARIHAARGQKGQIDSAAIFRHLLGDESEISQSHVDCEKVQDPYSLRCQPQVLGACLTQIRHAAEVLAVESNGVTDNPLVFQDTGDIISGGNFHAEPVAMAADNLAIAIAELGSIAERRIALLIDSSLSKLPPFLVENGGVNSGFMIAQVTAAALASENKTYAHPASVDSLPTSANQEDHVSMATFAARRLRDMSENTRGVLAVELLAAAQGLDFRKPLQPSKAVASAKAQLREVVEYYDKDRFFAPDIDNATDLLYSASFNRYLPAGLLASF, translated from the coding sequence ATGACGGTACAACATAGATTATTACTGAACCCAGGTACGCTATCACTGGCTCAGTTACGTAAAATTAGCCGTGCTTCAGTGAACATCACCTTAGCAGATGAAGCGATTGCAGACATCAATACCAGTGCTGGGTTAGTGCAACAAGTCTTAGATGAAGGCCGCACGGTTTATGGTATTAATACGGGCTTTGGCTTATTAGCCAACACTAAAATCGCGCCAGAAGATTTGCAATTACTGCAGCGCTCTATCGTGCTTTCTCATGCTGCTGGTACTGGGCAATATATGCAAGATGCCACTGTGCGATTGATGATGGTATTGAAGATTAACTCTCTGAGCCGTGGTTTTTCAGGTATCCGATTAGAAGTGATTAACTTTCTTATTCAGTTGGTCAATGCGGGTGTTTATCCATGTATTCCTGAAAAAGGCTCAGTTGGTGCATCAGGTGACTTAGCCCCCTTGTCACATATGTGTCTGCCGTTACTTGGTGAAGGTGAAATGAGCTACCAAGGTCAAATCATCACAGCGACAGAAGGGCTTGAAATTGCTGGGCTTGAGCCAATTGAGCTCGCTGCTAAAGAAGGTTTAGCTTTATTAAATGGCACCCAAGCATCAACAGCATTGGCGCTTGAAGGGTTATTCCACGCTGAAGACCTCTTTGCTGCCAGTTCCGTGATTGGTGCAATGAGTGTCGAGGCTGCCATGGGCAGTCGCAGTCCATTTGATGCACGTATTCATGCTGCACGAGGCCAAAAAGGTCAAATTGACTCAGCAGCTATTTTCCGTCATTTGCTAGGTGATGAGTCTGAGATTAGCCAAAGCCATGTTGATTGCGAAAAAGTACAAGATCCCTATTCACTGCGCTGCCAGCCACAGGTATTAGGGGCATGCTTAACCCAAATACGTCATGCGGCTGAGGTGTTGGCGGTTGAATCTAATGGTGTGACTGACAACCCATTAGTATTCCAAGATACAGGCGATATTATCTCTGGTGGTAACTTCCATGCGGAGCCAGTTGCTATGGCGGCCGATAACCTTGCTATTGCCATCGCCGAACTGGGATCGATAGCTGAGCGTCGTATTGCGCTACTGATTGACTCTAGCTTGTCAAAACTACCGCCATTTTTGGTGGAAAATGGTGGGGTTAACTCTGGCTTTATGATTGCTCAAGTGACAGCTGCGGCGCTGGCATCAGAGAACAAAACTTATGCTCACCCAGCATCAGTAGACAGTCTGCCGACGTCTGCCAACCAAGAAGATCATGTTTCGATGGCTACATTTGCTGCTCGACGTTTGCGTGATATGTCTGAAAATACACGAGGTGTATTGGCGGTTGAATTACTTGCTGCGGCGCAAGGGCTTGATTTCCGCAAGCCATTACAGCCAAGTAAAGCTGTAGCGAGTGCGAAAGCGCAGTTACGAGAAGTTGTTGAGTATTATGATAAAGACCGTTTCTTTGCGCCTGATATCGATAATGCAACAGACTTGCTATACAGCGCGAGTTTTAACCGTTATCTGCCTGCGGGTTTATTGGCGAGCTTTTAA
- the hutU gene encoding urocanate hydratase, with product MSNRHDPSRNIIAPHGTTLACKSWLTEAAMRMLMNNLHPDVAERPEDLVVYGGIGRAARDWQCYDKIIEVLQRLEDDETLLVQSGKPVGVFKTHDNAPRVIIANSNLVPHWANWEHFNELDKKGLAMYGQMTAGSWIYIGTQGIVQGTYETFVAMAKQHFEGNAAGKWILTGGLGGMGGAQPLAGTMAGYSVLACEVDETRIDFRLRTRYVDKKATSLDEALAMIDEANAIGKPVSVGLLANAADIFAELVERGVTPDVVTDQTSAHDPLNGYLPQGWTLEHAAEMRKTDESAVVKAAKQSMAVQVNAMLALQAAGAATTDYGNNIRQMAFEEGVENAFDFPGFVPAYVRPLFCEGIGPFRWVALSGDPEDIYKTDAKVKELIPDNPHLHNWLDMARERIEFQGLPARICWVGLKDRARLALAFNEMVKNGELSAPIVIGRDHLDSGSVASPNRETESMLDGSDAVSDWPLMNALLNTASGATWVSLHHGGGVGMGFSQHSGVVIVADGSDDAAARLGRVLWNDPATGVMRHADAGYDIAIDCAKEQGLDLPMQGVK from the coding sequence ATGAGTAATAGACACGACCCTAGCCGTAATATTATCGCACCTCACGGCACGACACTCGCCTGTAAAAGCTGGTTAACTGAAGCTGCAATGCGGATGTTAATGAATAACTTACACCCAGATGTTGCTGAGCGACCTGAAGACTTAGTGGTTTATGGCGGTATTGGCCGCGCAGCTCGTGATTGGCAATGCTATGACAAAATTATTGAAGTGCTTCAACGTCTTGAAGACGATGAAACCTTACTTGTTCAGTCTGGTAAACCTGTTGGCGTATTTAAAACCCATGATAATGCACCGAGAGTGATTATTGCCAACTCAAACTTAGTTCCACACTGGGCTAATTGGGAGCACTTCAACGAGCTGGATAAAAAAGGCTTGGCCATGTACGGCCAAATGACCGCAGGCTCGTGGATTTATATTGGTACTCAAGGGATTGTTCAAGGCACTTACGAGACCTTTGTCGCGATGGCAAAACAGCACTTTGAAGGCAATGCAGCAGGTAAGTGGATTTTAACGGGCGGCCTGGGTGGTATGGGCGGCGCACAACCCCTTGCTGGCACCATGGCGGGTTATTCAGTATTGGCATGTGAAGTCGATGAAACGCGTATTGATTTCCGTCTGCGCACTCGTTATGTGGATAAGAAAGCGACCTCATTAGATGAGGCTTTGGCCATGATTGATGAAGCTAATGCCATTGGCAAACCTGTTTCTGTCGGACTACTCGCTAATGCTGCTGACATTTTTGCGGAATTAGTTGAGCGCGGTGTGACGCCAGATGTGGTCACTGACCAAACATCTGCGCACGATCCATTAAATGGTTATTTGCCTCAAGGCTGGACGTTAGAGCACGCTGCTGAAATGCGTAAAACTGACGAATCTGCTGTAGTTAAAGCGGCTAAACAATCGATGGCTGTTCAAGTTAACGCGATGCTAGCGCTGCAAGCAGCAGGCGCGGCTACCACCGATTACGGTAATAACATTCGTCAGATGGCATTTGAAGAAGGTGTTGAAAATGCCTTTGATTTCCCAGGTTTTGTTCCTGCATATGTGCGTCCATTATTTTGTGAAGGGATTGGCCCTTTCCGTTGGGTCGCTTTATCTGGTGATCCTGAAGATATTTATAAAACCGATGCCAAGGTAAAAGAGTTAATTCCTGATAACCCGCATTTGCATAATTGGTTAGATATGGCCCGTGAGCGTATTGAGTTTCAAGGGTTACCGGCGCGAATTTGCTGGGTAGGGCTAAAAGACCGTGCACGTTTAGCCTTAGCATTTAACGAAATGGTGAAAAATGGTGAATTATCTGCGCCGATTGTGATTGGACGTGATCATCTTGACTCTGGCTCTGTTGCTAGTCCAAACCGTGAAACGGAATCGATGCTTGATGGCTCTGATGCTGTATCAGACTGGCCACTAATGAATGCTTTATTAAATACTGCTAGCGGCGCAACTTGGGTGTCGCTGCACCATGGAGGTGGCGTTGGTATGGGCTTTAGTCAACATTCTGGTGTGGTGATTGTGGCAGATGGCAGTGATGACGCTGCTGCGCGTTTAGGACGCGTGTTGTGGAATGACCCAGCAACAGGTGTTATGCGACATGCTGATGCTGGTTACGATATCGCCATTGATTGCGCGAAAGAGCAAGGTCTAGATTTACCAATGCAAGGAGTGAAGTAA
- the arrB gene encoding arsenate respiratory reductase iron-sulfur subunit ArrB, giving the protein MRLGMVIDLQKCVGCGGCDLACKTENNTADGVKWSDHITKTEGRFPDVKYSYIPTMCNHCTNAACVEVCPTGAMYKDKRGLTLQDNDKCIGCRKCERACPYGVISYNKQVPHRDWQDDEALVAGATASPHALLKKVDIKTFPYMNPERGDTYPEVRPRRTTEKCTLCDHRLDKGLSPACVTACPSGARVFGDFDDPSSEAARLIKMNPSQQLNIDAGTKPNVYYIRSFNVKTLY; this is encoded by the coding sequence ATGAGACTCGGAATGGTAATTGACCTACAAAAATGCGTAGGTTGCGGTGGCTGTGATTTAGCCTGTAAAACCGAAAATAACACTGCTGATGGCGTCAAATGGTCGGATCATATTACTAAAACAGAAGGGCGCTTCCCTGATGTGAAGTACAGCTATATTCCAACTATGTGTAATCACTGTACTAATGCTGCCTGTGTTGAAGTGTGTCCAACAGGTGCAATGTATAAAGACAAGCGTGGATTAACGCTGCAAGATAATGATAAATGTATTGGTTGCAGGAAGTGTGAACGTGCTTGTCCATATGGCGTGATTAGCTATAACAAACAAGTACCGCACCGTGATTGGCAAGATGATGAAGCCTTAGTGGCGGGGGCGACAGCTTCTCCACATGCATTATTGAAGAAGGTGGATATTAAAACCTTCCCGTATATGAATCCTGAGCGTGGTGATACTTATCCTGAAGTTCGCCCAAGAAGAACCACTGAAAAGTGTACCTTGTGTGATCATCGATTAGATAAGGGATTGAGCCCAGCTTGTGTGACGGCATGTCCATCAGGTGCAAGAGTATTTGGAGACTTTGACGACCCAAGTAGTGAGGCGGCACGTTTGATAAAAATGAACCCTTCACAACAATTGAATATTGATGCTGGTACTAAACCGAATGTGTATTATATTCGCAGCTTTAATGTTAAAACCCTGTATTAA
- the hutC gene encoding histidine utilization repressor: MALAKFAQIKQYILARIEAGEWQENDRVPSENQLTELFDCSRMTARRALTELVESGVLERSQGLGTFVAGLKSQSSLLAIRNIADEIKDRGHGYSVKQLELAQVSAPSAVAISLGLEEGSPVFYSVLVHCEQDKPLQVEERYVNPQMIPDYLKQDFNLLTPHEYLSKVAPLTEARHTIEAVIANEQTQQRLAIEPTEPCLQILRRTWSRKGVVSFARLTHPGSQFRLGGHLTFNR; the protein is encoded by the coding sequence ATGGCACTAGCAAAATTTGCACAAATTAAGCAGTACATTTTAGCGCGCATTGAAGCGGGCGAATGGCAAGAGAATGATCGCGTGCCTTCTGAAAACCAGTTAACTGAGTTGTTTGATTGTAGTCGAATGACCGCACGTCGTGCATTAACAGAATTGGTGGAATCTGGAGTGTTAGAGCGCAGTCAAGGATTAGGTACTTTTGTTGCGGGGCTTAAATCGCAGTCTTCGTTATTAGCCATTCGCAATATTGCCGATGAGATTAAAGACAGGGGGCATGGCTACAGTGTTAAGCAACTTGAATTGGCACAAGTAAGTGCACCCAGTGCAGTGGCTATTTCGTTAGGGCTTGAAGAAGGCAGCCCAGTTTTTTATTCAGTATTGGTGCATTGCGAACAAGATAAACCTTTGCAAGTGGAAGAGCGTTATGTGAATCCGCAAATGATCCCCGACTATTTAAAACAAGATTTCAATCTGCTTACGCCTCACGAGTATTTATCTAAAGTCGCTCCCTTAACCGAAGCTCGCCATACCATTGAAGCCGTTATTGCCAATGAGCAAACCCAACAGCGTTTAGCCATTGAGCCTACAGAACCTTGCTTACAAATTTTACGTCGCACTTGGTCTCGAAAAGGGGTGGTGAGTTTTGCTCGATTAACTCACCCCGGCAGTCAATTCAGACTAGGTGGTCATTTAACGTTTAACCGATAG
- a CDS encoding lysophospholipid acyltransferase family protein codes for MFRKFCLWLLKINHWQFKGSAPHQGQFIMVVGPHTSNWDFIIGIIARFALGIKIHFLGKHQLFLPPWGWFFKLLGGSPVDRRKNNNMVDAAVALFAADPQYKLALAPEGTRSPVTRWKTGFYHIAAKAKVPIITVGLDFARKTIVINQPMNTSGDMTADMNQILDFFRGISGQHPKVIPEYIPAKTKKSS; via the coding sequence ATGTTTCGCAAATTTTGTTTATGGCTTCTCAAAATAAATCACTGGCAATTTAAAGGGAGCGCACCACATCAAGGGCAGTTCATTATGGTCGTTGGCCCACATACCAGTAATTGGGATTTCATCATTGGTATTATTGCCCGTTTCGCCTTAGGTATTAAAATTCACTTTCTAGGCAAACATCAATTGTTTTTACCCCCTTGGGGCTGGTTCTTTAAATTATTAGGTGGCAGTCCAGTAGACCGAAGGAAAAATAACAATATGGTTGATGCCGCTGTGGCATTGTTTGCAGCAGATCCACAATATAAATTGGCATTAGCTCCTGAAGGGACTCGAAGCCCTGTCACACGTTGGAAAACTGGCTTTTATCATATTGCCGCAAAAGCTAAAGTTCCGATAATTACCGTCGGCCTCGACTTTGCTCGTAAAACCATTGTGATTAATCAACCGATGAATACCAGTGGCGATATGACCGCAGATATGAATCAAATTTTAGATTTTTTTCGAGGAATTTCAGGTCAGCACCCTAAAGTTATTCCAGAATACATACCTGCAAAAACAAAAAAGTCGAGCTAG
- a CDS encoding TonB-dependent receptor has translation MKQIWLTLLFTFSLVAYSQHAQASTEEPQQFKPSVALLVDYIDTRGDMFGVTIAAKHFDPDYADWGYYIGYAWGSEYDIDVPEPGEGYAKEYMWRFGLSYSLTQDLSVYAGATAFIYEENTTDNIVPLIVGAEPVWERERQKDWGAEVGLRYTIMNGFVIGAGYDTNSEAAVISIGVTM, from the coding sequence ATGAAACAAATTTGGCTCACTTTACTATTCACTTTTAGCTTAGTCGCATATAGCCAACACGCCCAAGCAAGCACAGAGGAACCTCAACAGTTCAAGCCTTCTGTTGCCCTATTAGTCGACTATATTGATACTCGTGGTGACATGTTTGGTGTCACTATTGCAGCCAAACACTTTGACCCTGATTATGCGGATTGGGGATACTATATCGGCTATGCATGGGGCAGTGAGTACGATATTGATGTTCCAGAACCTGGCGAAGGCTATGCTAAAGAGTACATGTGGCGTTTTGGTTTGAGCTATAGCTTAACTCAAGATTTAAGTGTGTACGCTGGCGCCACGGCGTTTATCTACGAAGAAAACACCACAGATAATATCGTCCCACTGATTGTTGGTGCTGAGCCTGTTTGGGAGCGTGAACGTCAAAAGGACTGGGGAGCGGAAGTCGGCCTCAGATACACCATTATGAATGGCTTTGTGATTGGTGCAGGTTACGATACCAACTCAGAAGCAGCGGTCATATCCATTGGTGTCACCATGTAA
- a CDS encoding metalloregulator ArsR/SmtB family transcription factor, with protein MTSQLTPIGLFKSLSDPIRLSIVMLLIAEKELCVCEFTEALDEIQPKISRNLALLKTAGLVVNRRQGQWIYYSINTQLPSWAKTVLSETYNGNKALVAGPLAKLNLVGKNEDRPQILCCGSTK; from the coding sequence ATGACTTCTCAGCTAACACCCATTGGCCTTTTTAAATCTTTATCAGACCCAATACGTCTATCAATTGTGATGCTCTTAATTGCAGAAAAAGAGCTATGTGTGTGTGAATTTACCGAAGCACTTGATGAAATACAGCCTAAAATATCCCGTAATCTTGCTCTACTAAAAACAGCGGGTCTTGTGGTAAACCGTCGACAGGGGCAATGGATTTATTATTCTATCAATACGCAACTGCCATCTTGGGCAAAAACAGTATTATCAGAAACCTATAATGGCAATAAAGCACTGGTTGCAGGCCCGCTAGCAAAACTCAATTTAGTCGGTAAAAATGAAGATAGACCTCAAATATTATGTTGTGGTTCGACAAAGTAA
- the hutI gene encoding imidazolonepropionase codes for MSWDHVWIDVNIATMDPDNSAAYGAITDAAIAVKDGKIAWLGPRKELPDFDVFDMPVYRGRGGWITPGLIDAHTHLVFAGNRANEFEMRLEGASYEDIARAGGGIISTVNACREAEEAELFDLGRQRLNALAKEGVTTVEIKSGYGLNTETEVKLLKVARELGRNHHVDVKTTFLGAHAIPPEYKHDTEAYVDLVINEMLPAVIEQNLADAADVFCENIAFNLDQTERVLTAAKTAGLEIKLHAEQLSNMGGSTMAAKLGAKSVDHIEYLDEAGVKALAESGTCATLLPGAFYFLRETKMPPIELLRQYNVPIVVASDFNPGSSPICSTLLMLNMACTLFKLTPEEALKGITVNAAKALGIEQNVGMLAQGMQADFCLWDIATPAQLAYAYGVNPCKDVVKNGVLVHQ; via the coding sequence ATGTCGTGGGACCACGTTTGGATTGACGTTAATATTGCTACTATGGATCCAGATAATTCAGCAGCTTATGGCGCTATCACTGATGCCGCTATTGCAGTTAAAGACGGCAAAATTGCTTGGCTTGGACCGCGCAAAGAATTACCTGACTTTGATGTATTTGATATGCCCGTATATCGTGGTCGTGGCGGATGGATAACCCCTGGCCTTATTGATGCCCATACTCATTTAGTGTTCGCAGGCAACCGTGCCAACGAGTTTGAAATGCGACTTGAAGGCGCAAGCTATGAAGATATTGCTCGTGCTGGAGGAGGTATCATTTCGACAGTTAATGCTTGCCGTGAAGCGGAAGAAGCTGAATTATTCGATCTCGGCCGTCAACGCCTCAATGCTCTAGCCAAAGAAGGGGTGACGACAGTTGAGATTAAATCAGGCTACGGATTAAATACCGAGACGGAAGTGAAATTACTCAAGGTTGCACGTGAACTAGGGCGCAATCATCATGTCGATGTAAAAACAACTTTTCTTGGCGCTCATGCTATTCCACCAGAATATAAACATGATACAGAGGCCTATGTGGATCTCGTCATTAACGAGATGTTGCCTGCCGTTATTGAACAAAACCTTGCTGATGCAGCTGATGTTTTTTGTGAAAACATTGCCTTCAACCTTGACCAAACAGAGCGAGTATTAACTGCCGCAAAAACGGCAGGCCTCGAAATAAAACTTCATGCCGAGCAACTGTCTAATATGGGCGGTTCGACGATGGCCGCTAAGTTGGGCGCAAAATCAGTCGATCATATTGAATACCTCGATGAAGCTGGCGTTAAAGCACTTGCAGAAAGTGGCACCTGCGCCACCTTGCTACCTGGAGCGTTTTATTTTCTGCGTGAAACGAAAATGCCACCGATTGAACTATTACGTCAATATAACGTGCCGATTGTGGTTGCTAGCGACTTTAACCCTGGCTCATCGCCTATTTGTTCCACCTTATTGATGTTGAACATGGCTTGCACTTTATTCAAACTCACCCCAGAAGAAGCATTAAAAGGAATAACGGTAAACGCAGCCAAAGCGTTAGGAATAGAACAAAATGTTGGTATGCTTGCACAAGGTATGCAGGCCGATTTCTGTCTTTGGGATATTGCCACACCAGCTCAATTGGCCTACGCCTATGGAGTGAATCCGTGTAAAGATGTCGTCAAAAATGGTGTGCTAGTTCATCAATAA